One window from the genome of Streptomyces sp. NBC_01476 encodes:
- a CDS encoding FmdB family zinc ribbon protein produces MPRYEYRCKTCETTFELRRPMSQANAPAPCPKGHPEAVKLLSTVSVGASVGSSVSSGSSGSSASSVSPAPAAGGGCCGGGCCN; encoded by the coding sequence ATGCCTCGTTACGAGTACCGCTGCAAGACCTGCGAAACCACCTTCGAGCTGCGCCGGCCGATGTCCCAGGCCAACGCCCCCGCCCCCTGCCCCAAGGGCCACCCCGAAGCGGTGAAGCTGCTCTCCACGGTCTCGGTGGGCGCCTCCGTCGGGTCCTCCGTGTCCTCTGGGTCCTCTGGGTCCTCTGCGTCTTCTGTGTCCCCCGCACCGGCCGCCGGCGGCGGTTGCTGCGGCGGGGGCTGCTGCAACTGA
- a CDS encoding NUDIX hydrolase produces the protein MSVWKNLGEKTVYENPWLRVNLADVELPDGRHLDHYLIRQRPVALATAVNERDEVLLLWRHRFITDTWGWELAAGVVEDGEDIEAAAAREMLEETGWRPGALQHLLTVEPSNGLSDARHHVYWSETAEYVGYPEDDFESDRREWVPLGDVPTLLGRGEIRSANAVAALLLLHHMRCR, from the coding sequence GTGTCGGTGTGGAAGAACCTCGGCGAGAAGACGGTGTACGAGAACCCCTGGCTGCGGGTGAACCTCGCGGATGTTGAATTGCCCGATGGCCGTCACCTTGACCACTATCTGATCCGGCAGCGTCCGGTCGCCCTGGCTACCGCCGTGAACGAGCGGGATGAGGTGCTGCTGCTGTGGCGTCACCGGTTCATCACCGACACCTGGGGGTGGGAGTTGGCGGCCGGTGTCGTTGAGGACGGCGAAGACATCGAAGCCGCAGCCGCCCGCGAAATGCTGGAAGAGACCGGGTGGCGTCCGGGTGCTCTGCAGCATCTGCTGACCGTGGAACCGTCGAACGGCCTGTCTGACGCCCGGCATCACGTGTACTGGTCGGAGACGGCTGAGTACGTCGGGTACCCCGAGGACGATTTCGAGTCGGACCGCCGGGAGTGGGTTCCGCTGGGCGATGTGCCGACACTCCTGGGCAGGGGCGAGATCCGTTCGGCGAATGCGGTGGCGGCGCTTCTGCTGCTGCATCACATGCGCTGCCGGTAG
- a CDS encoding helix-turn-helix domain-containing protein, producing the protein MPAPPPLPDWVHDRRREHGRRIQLWRRERGLTQEQLAERTETTLSLSSIQRVEAGAEVHFSAIIIVADALAVPIGTLLTTDPGMDPPASLGGAGGR; encoded by the coding sequence GTGCCCGCACCTCCCCCGCTGCCCGACTGGGTTCACGACCGCCGCCGCGAGCACGGCCGCCGTATCCAGTTGTGGCGCAGAGAGCGCGGGTTAACCCAGGAGCAGCTCGCCGAACGCACCGAGACGACCCTGTCCCTGTCGAGCATTCAGCGGGTGGAGGCCGGCGCCGAGGTTCACTTCTCAGCGATCATCATCGTGGCTGATGCTCTCGCTGTTCCCATTGGGACCCTCCTGACCACTGATCCGGGGATGGATCCGCCCGCCAGCTTGGGGGGCGCTGGCGGGCGGTGA
- a CDS encoding O-methyltransferase, whose translation MYETKNPQLTPELYAYVLEHNPLDPGQRELVDTTHAALADVAGLQTAEEQGPLLAFLVRLTGARQIVEVGTFTGFSTLSMAQALPADGRLIACDVSAEWTAVGREAWQKAGVADRIDLRIAPAIETLRALPGGQWIDLVFLDADKRSYGDYWEELVPRLRPGGLVVADNTLYHGEVVAPEPGPDALAIRAFNDRVRADDRVEDVLLTVADGLTLARRV comes from the coding sequence TTGTACGAGACCAAGAATCCGCAGCTCACGCCCGAGCTGTACGCATACGTCCTTGAGCACAATCCGCTGGACCCGGGCCAGCGGGAGCTGGTGGACACCACCCACGCCGCGCTGGCCGACGTGGCGGGGCTGCAGACCGCCGAGGAGCAGGGACCGCTGCTGGCCTTCCTGGTCCGGCTGACCGGCGCCCGGCAGATCGTGGAGGTCGGCACCTTCACCGGCTTCTCCACCCTGTCCATGGCCCAGGCGCTGCCCGCCGACGGCCGGCTGATCGCCTGCGACGTCTCCGCCGAGTGGACGGCGGTGGGGCGCGAGGCGTGGCAGAAGGCGGGTGTCGCGGACCGCATCGACCTGCGGATCGCCCCCGCGATCGAGACGCTGCGGGCACTGCCCGGCGGTCAGTGGATCGACCTGGTCTTCCTCGACGCGGACAAGAGGTCCTACGGCGACTACTGGGAGGAACTGGTGCCCCGGCTGCGCCCCGGCGGTCTCGTGGTCGCCGACAACACGCTCTACCACGGCGAGGTCGTCGCCCCCGAGCCCGGCCCTGACGCCCTGGCGATCCGCGCCTTCAACGACCGGGTGCGGGCCGACGACCGGGTGGAGGACGTGCTGCTGACGGTCGCGGACGGACTGACCCTGGCCCGGCGCGTCTGA
- a CDS encoding transcriptional regulator, which yields MEPNTLLDALLDEAGMSRKGLAARINQAGHARGKPMRYDHTAVIRWLSGARPRGITPNLICDILSERLGRPISLADIGMGPASPTTPAAPLAGFIERSTALWRGDRQHRADVEQTPLITGLPAIGPVWEWENPPDDLDVSRPGTMRVGRTDIEVLRSARLHYEAMYRQAGGVATRGRIVKFLAEQTAPLVRGAYTNTTGRELHRATGGLVAVAGICSYDSNRQGLAQRYFHQALRLAKASGDRAFGGYVMALLVNQCLFMKDYRQAVAFAEAGIRAAGGAISPALATDLYAMQAKAFSRMGDQAGAHRCMTAAEEAASRIRPTEEPAELGYVQPGLVEAQLAETLISLRDFAPAQDYAAEAVRAGAHARGSIHRLATLATADLGRGEAELAAAHTLDALELARGQESQRLRDRFVRLRGMLADNGSAVGVDVVEQIDASLSVPL from the coding sequence ATGGAGCCCAACACCCTCCTCGACGCCCTGCTCGACGAGGCCGGCATGTCCCGCAAAGGGCTGGCCGCACGCATCAACCAAGCCGGCCACGCCCGCGGGAAACCCATGCGCTACGACCACACCGCAGTCATCCGGTGGCTGTCCGGGGCCCGCCCGCGCGGTATCACCCCCAACTTGATCTGCGACATCCTCTCCGAACGCCTCGGAAGACCCATCTCCCTCGCCGACATCGGCATGGGTCCCGCGTCCCCCACGACGCCAGCCGCCCCCCTCGCAGGGTTCATCGAGAGGTCCACCGCCCTCTGGCGCGGGGACAGGCAGCACCGTGCAGACGTGGAACAGACCCCTCTCATCACCGGCCTGCCCGCGATCGGACCCGTGTGGGAGTGGGAGAACCCGCCCGACGACCTCGACGTATCCCGCCCCGGCACGATGCGCGTCGGCCGCACCGACATCGAGGTCCTGCGCTCGGCGCGCCTGCACTACGAGGCGATGTACCGGCAGGCCGGCGGCGTCGCCACCCGTGGGCGCATCGTGAAATTCCTCGCCGAGCAGACCGCCCCCCTCGTGCGCGGCGCCTACACCAACACGACCGGCCGTGAGCTGCACCGGGCGACCGGCGGCCTGGTGGCCGTCGCCGGGATCTGCTCCTACGACTCCAACCGGCAAGGCCTGGCCCAGCGGTACTTCCACCAGGCGCTGCGCCTCGCGAAAGCATCCGGGGACAGGGCGTTCGGCGGGTACGTGATGGCGCTCCTGGTGAACCAGTGCCTGTTCATGAAGGACTACCGGCAGGCCGTCGCGTTCGCCGAGGCCGGGATTCGCGCGGCCGGCGGGGCGATCTCCCCTGCCCTGGCCACTGACCTGTATGCGATGCAGGCCAAGGCGTTCTCACGCATGGGCGACCAGGCGGGTGCCCACCGGTGTATGACCGCAGCCGAGGAAGCCGCGTCCCGCATCCGGCCCACCGAGGAACCAGCGGAGCTCGGCTACGTCCAGCCGGGCCTGGTCGAGGCGCAGCTGGCTGAGACGCTTATCAGCCTCCGGGATTTCGCTCCGGCGCAGGACTATGCGGCGGAGGCGGTGCGGGCCGGGGCGCATGCCCGCGGCAGCATCCACCGTCTGGCGACACTGGCGACCGCCGACCTCGGGCGCGGGGAGGCCGAATTGGCCGCCGCCCACACCCTGGACGCGTTGGAGCTCGCCCGCGGTCAGGAGTCGCAGCGTCTGCGGGACCGTTTCGTTCGTTTGCGGGGGATGCTCGCTGACAACGGTTCGGCGGTCGGCGTGGACGTGGTCGAGCAGATCGACGCCTCGTTGTCTGTTCCCTTGTAG
- a CDS encoding nucleoside/nucleotide kinase family protein has product MLVDDAVALVPSIPGRRALLGLVGPPAAGKSTLARRLVTGVNERLGPGTAAYLPMDGFHLSNAQLDRLGRRDRKGAPDTFDVDGYVALLRRVRATRERPVYAPDFDRRLDEPIAAGLVVPPHAGLVVTEGNYLADDGPGWDQVRDLLDELWYVDAPRRLRERRLLRRHVRGGRSESEARAFITASERPNARRIERSRAHCTRVVVPGRPDPEDSPDDGRDDGPADGPDDGPDGPAL; this is encoded by the coding sequence ATGCTCGTCGATGACGCGGTGGCCTTGGTGCCCAGCATCCCAGGCCGCAGGGCCCTGCTGGGGCTCGTGGGCCCGCCGGCCGCCGGAAAGTCGACCCTGGCCCGGCGGCTGGTCACCGGCGTCAACGAGCGGCTCGGCCCCGGCACGGCCGCGTATCTGCCGATGGACGGTTTCCATCTGTCCAACGCCCAGTTGGACCGGCTCGGCCGGCGCGACCGCAAGGGCGCACCCGACACCTTCGATGTGGACGGCTACGTCGCACTGCTGCGCCGGGTCCGGGCGACCCGTGAACGCCCGGTCTACGCACCCGACTTCGACCGGCGGCTGGACGAGCCGATCGCGGCCGGCCTGGTGGTGCCGCCGCATGCGGGCCTGGTGGTCACCGAGGGCAACTACCTGGCCGACGACGGCCCGGGCTGGGACCAGGTCCGCGATCTGCTGGACGAACTCTGGTACGTGGACGCGCCGCGCCGGCTGCGGGAGCGCCGCCTGCTGCGCCGCCATGTCCGCGGCGGTCGCAGCGAATCCGAGGCCCGCGCCTTCATCACCGCCAGCGAACGGCCCAACGCCCGCCGGATCGAGCGCAGTCGGGCGCACTGCACCCGGGTGGTCGTACCGGGCCGCCCGGACCCCGAGGACAGCCCGGACGACGGACGGGACGACGGCCCTGCTGACGGCCCCGACGACGGACCCGACGGACCCGCCCTCTGA